In one Phyllostomus discolor isolate MPI-MPIP mPhyDis1 chromosome 8, mPhyDis1.pri.v3, whole genome shotgun sequence genomic region, the following are encoded:
- the SOX7 gene encoding transcription factor SOX-7 codes for MASLLGTYPWPEGLECPALEAELSDGLSPPAAPRPPGDKGSESRIRRPMNAFMVWAKDERKRLAVQNPDLHNAELSKMLGKSWKALTLSQKRPYVDEAERLRLQHMQDYPNYKYRPRRKKQAKRLCKRVDPGFLLSSLSRDQNALPEKRGASREALGDKEDRGEYSPAAAMPSLRGCYHEGPAGGGTPGNTDTYPYGLPTPPEMSPLDVLEPEQTFFSSPCQEEHAHSRRIPHLPRPPYSPEYAPSPLHCRHPLGSLALGQSAGVSMMSTVPGCPPSPAYYSPATYPPLHSNLHAHLGQLSPPPEHPGFDALDQLSQVELLGDMDRNEFDQYLNTPGHPDSAAGAMALSGHAPSSQATPTGPTETSLISVLADATATYYNSYSVS; via the exons ATGGCCTCACTGCTGGGAACTTATCCGTGGCCCGAGGGGCTCGAGTGCCCAGCCCTGGAAGCAGAGCTGTCGGATGGGCTGTCGCCGCCTGCGGCCCCGCGCCCTCCAGGGGACAAGGGGTCGGAGAGCCGTATCCGGCGGCCCATGAACGCCTTCATGGTGTGGGCCAAGGACGAGAGGAAACGTCTGGCGGTGCAGAACCCGGACCTGCACAACGCCGAGCTCAGCAAGATGCTGG GAAAGTCGTGGAAGGCGCTGACGCTGTCGCAGAAGAGGCCCTACGTGGACGAGGCGGAGCGGCTGCGCCTGCAGCACATGCAGGACTACCCCAACTACAAGTACCGCCCGCGCAGGAAGAAGCAGGCCAAGCGCCTCTGCAAGCGCGTGGACCCCGGCTTCCTCCTGAGTTCCCTTTCCCGGGACCAGAACGCCCTGCCCGAGAAGCGGGGCGCCAGCCGGGAGGCGTTGGGGGACAAAGAGGACAGGGGTGAGTACTCCCCGGCCGCTGCCATGCCCAGCCTGCGGGGCTGCTACCACGAGGGGCCGGCGGGCGGCGGCACCCCGGGCAACACGGACACTTACCCCTACGGGCTGCCCACGCCCCCGGAAATGTCGCCCCTGGACGTGCTGGAGCCGGAGCAgaccttcttctcctccccttgcCAGGAGGAGCATGCGCACTCCCGCCGCATCCCCCACCTGCCCCGGCCCCCTTACTCCCCCGAGTAcgcccccagccctctccactgCCGTCACCCTCTGGGCTCCCTGGCCCTCGGCCAGTCCGCGGGCGTCTCTATGATGTCCACTGTTCCCGGCTGTCCCCCATCTCCTGCCTATTACTCTCCTGCCACCTACCCGCCTCTCCACTCCAACCTCCATGCCCACCTGGGCCAGCTCTCCCCGCCTCCCGAGCACCCCGGCTTTGATGCGCTGGATCAGCTGAGCCAGGTGGAACTCCTGGGGGACATGGATCGTAATGAGTTCGACCAGTATTTGAACACTCCTGGCCACCCAGACTCTGCTGCAGGGGCCATGGCTCTCAGCGGGCATGCCCCGAGTTCTCAGGCAACACCAACGGGCCCCACAGAGACCAGCCTCATCTCTGTGCTGGCCGATGCCACGGCCACGTACTACAACAGTTACAGCGTGTCGTAG